Proteins found in one Ptychodera flava strain L36383 chromosome 3, AS_Pfla_20210202, whole genome shotgun sequence genomic segment:
- the LOC139128835 gene encoding limbic system-associated membrane protein-like produces the protein MSCTIDINENAPGYLVWLKDGEEVSRLEGHNNTWETQLSGSDNNAVFDCQLQHETLPPWKWSMVSCEDTIQMNVQYAPYVSIVGDDQVREGADFSVHCEAIDANPEEIVDTYWTDPDGETVSDNTALVLLNVTKAHRGEYTCLMSNVFYNGVKGNGTATIEIDVQYLSSINMTVTPLFNITEGDEVTIYCEAFDGNPDPHRLEMLFEDNVIDQSDGRVLNYTIASIEASHSGIYQCNAYTLFYNDEEDHSSVTQDIVVYYSPKFVSDEFKYEANMNDEVPMTCEVHGFPAPVITWFDQNNDLIQGDEENMRITVEGETLVTSTLTVTVADESYYGSYTCKASNSIPPDDEQTMEIVKPDSTSTATAAIITVIVVVLIIAIVLGILYYYKRVAKNQSSNTDFANAG, from the exons ATGTCATGCACCATAGATATAAATGAGAATGCTCCAGGATACTTGGTCTGGTTGAAAGACGGAGAAGAAGTATCACGCTTGGAAGGACATAACAACACATGGGAGACTCAGCTGAGTGGATCAGACAACAACGCTGTCTTCGACTGTCAGCTGCAACATGAGACACTGCCCCCATGGAAATGGTCAATGGTATCATGTGAAGACACAATTCAAATGAATGTCCAAT ATGCTCCTTATGTGTCGATTGTCGGTGACGATCAGGTGAGGGAAGGAGCTGATTTTAGCGTTCATTGTGAAGCAATCGATGCTAACCCTGAGGAAATTGTAGACACTTACTGGACTGATCCCGATGGAGAAACGGTTTCTGACAATACAGCACTTGTACTACTGAATGTGACCAAAGCGCATCGCGGCGAATACACCTGTCTCATGTCCAATGTCTTTTACAACGGGGTCAAGGGTAACGGAACGGCTACCATAGAAATTGACGTACAAT ATTTATCATCAATCAATATGACGGTTACACCCTTATTCAACATTACGGAAGGGGACGAGGTGACTATATACTGCGAAGCATTTGACGGAAACCCCGATCCACACAGGCTGGAAATGTTATTTGAAGACAATGTCATCGATCAGAGTGATGGTCGAGTATTAAATTACACTATCGCCAGCATCGAAGCATCTCATAGCGGTATCTACCAATGCAATGCTTACACTCTTTTCTACAATGATGAAGAAGATCACTCGTCCGTTACACAGGATATTGTAGTTTACT ATTCTCCTAAATTTGTCTCCGATGAATTTAAATACGAGGCAAACATGAATGACGAAGTGCCTATGACTTGTGAAGTACATGGATTTCCAGCACCTGTAATTACGTGGTTCGACCAAAATAACGACCTCATCCAAGGCGACGAAGAAAACATGAGGATAACAGTCGAAGGTGAAACGTTGGTCACGAGCACTCTGACTGTCACCGTTGCCGATGAGTCGTATTACGGGTCATACACGTGTAAAGCATCGAACAGCATACCTCCTGATGATGAACAAACGATGGAAATAGTTAAACCGG ATTCAACTTCGACAGCCACCGCCGCCATAATCACCGTAATCGTTGTGGTTTTAATCATTGCAATTGTTCTCGGGATTCTATACTACTACAAACGTGTTGCCAAGAATCAAAGCAGTAACACAG ATTTTGCCAATGCCGGGTAA